A window of the Pseudomonas fluorescens genome harbors these coding sequences:
- the nirD gene encoding nitrite reductase small subunit NirD, with product MNWLDICALEEINALGSRIIAGPKGDIAIFRTSDDEVFALDDRCPHKGGPLSQGLIYGKRVACPLHNWQIDLQSGEAQAPDVGCAHHHPARVENGRVQLALRDAV from the coding sequence ATGAACTGGCTCGATATCTGTGCCCTGGAAGAGATCAACGCCCTCGGTTCGCGGATCATCGCCGGCCCCAAAGGTGACATTGCGATCTTTCGCACGAGCGACGACGAAGTTTTCGCACTCGATGACCGCTGCCCGCACAAGGGCGGCCCGTTGTCCCAAGGCCTGATCTACGGCAAGCGCGTGGCCTGCCCGCTGCACAACTGGCAGATCGACCTGCAATCCGGCGAAGCCCAGGCACCGGACGTCGGCTGCGCGCACCATCACCCGGCCCGGGTCGAGAACGGCCGCGTGCAACTGGCCCTGCGGGACGCCGTCTGA
- the nirB gene encoding nitrite reductase large subunit NirB has translation MKKLKLVMIGNGMAGVRTLEELLKLSNELYDITVFGAEPHTNYNRILLSPVLAGEQTFEEIVLNDLDWYLENNIKLLLNRKVVEIDRVKRRVIAEDGTEAEYDRLLIATGSTPFILPIPGNSLQGVIGYRDIADTQAMIDTAKTHKHAVVIGGGLLGLEAANGLMLRGMHVTVVHLGEWLLERQLDKTSGQLLQTALESRGLHFRLCEQTHSLHDAGNGRVGSVQFKNGDIIPADLVVMAAGIRPNTELAEKAGIPCNRGILVNDTLQTYDPRIYAIGECASHRGIAYGLVAPLFEQAKVCANHLAQLGFARYQGSVTSTKLKVTGIDLFSAGDFMGGEGTETITLSDPIGGVYKKLVIKDDVLVGACLYGDTADGGWYFRQIRENHAIGEIRDHLMFGENALGDVGHQGQDKAMSMADNAEVCGCNGVCKGTIVKAIQEHGLFSVDEVKKHTKAASSCGSCAGLVEQILINTVGGAADVKPKSEKAICGCSDLNHGQIRQAIREQHLLTIAGTMSYLNWRTPNGCATCRPALNYYLISTWPGEAKDDPQSRLINERAHANIQKDGTYSVVPRMWGGVTNPSELRRIADVADKYQVPMVKVTGGQRIDLLGIKKQDLPGVWKDLDMPSGHAYGKSIRTVKTCVGSEFCRFGTQNSTQLGIDLEHDLFNMWSPHKVKLAVSGCPRNCSEAGIKDVGIIGVDSGWEMYIGGNGGIKTEVAEFFVKLKTAEEVREYNGAFLQLYREEAFYLERTVHYLQRVGMEHIKKAVLEDPERRKALNERLQFSLSFEQDPWKERLTQPQLKKEFDVIPVKNLEVPA, from the coding sequence ATGAAAAAACTCAAACTGGTGATGATCGGTAATGGCATGGCCGGGGTTCGCACCCTGGAAGAACTGCTCAAGCTGAGCAACGAGCTGTACGACATCACGGTCTTCGGCGCCGAACCGCACACCAACTACAACCGCATCCTCCTGTCGCCGGTACTGGCCGGTGAACAGACCTTCGAAGAGATCGTGCTCAACGACCTCGACTGGTACCTGGAAAACAACATCAAGTTGCTGCTCAATCGCAAAGTGGTGGAGATCGACCGGGTCAAGCGTCGGGTGATCGCCGAAGACGGCACCGAGGCCGAATACGATCGCCTGCTGATCGCCACCGGCTCGACCCCGTTCATCCTGCCGATCCCCGGCAACAGCTTGCAGGGCGTGATCGGTTACCGCGACATCGCTGACACCCAGGCGATGATCGACACCGCAAAAACTCACAAGCACGCCGTGGTGATCGGCGGCGGCCTGCTGGGTCTCGAAGCCGCAAACGGCCTGATGCTGCGCGGCATGCACGTCACCGTGGTGCACCTGGGTGAATGGCTGCTGGAGCGGCAACTGGACAAGACCAGCGGCCAGCTCCTGCAAACAGCCCTCGAGTCCCGTGGACTGCACTTTCGCCTGTGCGAACAGACCCATTCCCTGCACGACGCCGGCAATGGTCGCGTCGGCTCGGTGCAATTCAAGAACGGCGACATCATTCCTGCCGATCTCGTCGTCATGGCCGCCGGCATTCGCCCCAACACCGAACTCGCGGAAAAGGCCGGCATCCCGTGCAATCGCGGGATCCTGGTCAACGACACCCTGCAAACCTACGACCCGCGCATCTATGCCATCGGCGAATGCGCCAGCCACCGTGGCATCGCCTACGGCCTGGTGGCGCCGCTGTTCGAACAGGCCAAGGTCTGCGCCAACCACCTGGCCCAATTGGGTTTTGCCCGTTATCAGGGCTCGGTGACGTCGACCAAACTGAAGGTCACCGGCATCGACCTGTTTTCCGCCGGCGACTTCATGGGCGGCGAAGGCACCGAGACCATCACCCTCTCCGACCCGATCGGCGGGGTGTACAAAAAACTGGTGATCAAGGATGACGTGCTGGTCGGTGCCTGTCTGTACGGCGATACGGCAGATGGCGGTTGGTATTTCCGACAGATTCGTGAGAATCACGCCATCGGCGAGATCCGCGATCATCTGATGTTTGGTGAAAACGCCCTCGGCGACGTAGGACATCAAGGCCAGGACAAAGCCATGAGCATGGCCGACAACGCCGAAGTTTGCGGCTGCAACGGTGTGTGCAAGGGCACCATCGTCAAGGCGATTCAGGAACACGGGCTGTTCAGCGTCGACGAGGTGAAGAAACACACCAAGGCCGCCAGCTCCTGCGGCTCCTGCGCCGGGCTGGTCGAGCAGATCCTGATCAACACCGTCGGCGGTGCGGCGGACGTCAAACCGAAAAGCGAAAAAGCCATCTGCGGTTGTAGCGATCTCAACCACGGCCAGATCCGCCAGGCCATTCGCGAGCAGCACTTGCTGACCATCGCCGGCACCATGAGCTACCTCAACTGGCGCACTCCGAACGGTTGCGCCACTTGCCGCCCGGCCCTCAACTACTACCTGATTTCCACCTGGCCCGGCGAGGCCAAGGACGATCCGCAGTCGCGCCTGATCAACGAGCGGGCCCACGCCAACATCCAGAAGGACGGCACCTACTCGGTGGTGCCACGGATGTGGGGCGGCGTGACCAACCCGTCGGAACTGCGGCGAATCGCCGACGTGGCGGACAAATATCAGGTGCCGATGGTCAAGGTCACCGGCGGCCAGCGCATCGACCTTTTGGGGATCAAGAAGCAAGACCTGCCCGGCGTGTGGAAAGACCTCGACATGCCGTCCGGCCACGCCTACGGCAAATCGATCCGCACGGTGAAAACCTGCGTCGGCAGCGAGTTCTGCCGCTTCGGCACGCAGAACTCGACTCAGTTGGGCATCGACCTCGAACACGACCTGTTCAACATGTGGTCGCCGCACAAAGTGAAACTGGCGGTCTCCGGATGCCCACGCAACTGTTCGGAAGCGGGGATCAAGGACGTAGGAATCATCGGCGTCGATTCCGGCTGGGAGATGTACATCGGTGGCAACGGCGGGATCAAGACCGAAGTCGCCGAGTTCTTCGTCAAGCTCAAGACCGCCGAGGAAGTGCGCGAATACAACGGCGCGTTCCTGCAGCTGTACCGCGAAGAAGCCTTCTACCTCGAACGCACCGTGCATTACCTGCAACGGGTCGGCATGGAGCACATCAAGAAAGCCGTGCTGGAAGATCCCGAGCGCCGCAAGGCCCTGAACGAGCGCCTGCAATTCTCCCTGTCGTTCGAACAGGACCCGTGGAAAGAACGCCTCACCCAGCCGCAATTGAAGAAAGAGTTCGACGTAATCCCCGTGAAAAACCTGGAGGTGCCGGCATGA
- a CDS encoding bifunctional protein-serine/threonine kinase/phosphatase, translated as MALQLSFAEASATGPRAENQDALRLVTPAPALAASKGFLFAIADGVSQCADGGLAARSTLQALALDYYATPETWSVAQALDRLLLAQNRWLQANGGGQPLLTTVSALVMRGRRFTLAHVGDCRVYRWHAETLQRISEDHVWDQPGMQHVLKRALGLDQHLVLDFLDGELRDGECFVLLSDGVWAALGDTTIAGVLRDQPDLHSAAQTLVNAAHLAGSQDNASALLVRVDAVGEASLGDALIHLQQWPLPPPLKPGQAFEGWQVQGIVGQSQQSLLYRVLDGQGQAWLLKTLPVQLADDAHAGQALLAEEWFLKRVAGRHFPEVHSAGQRQHLYYVMREYSGTTLAHLFEQSGPLPLAQWQDLAERLLRAVGLLHRRQILHRDIKPENLHLGDDGELRLLDFGLAYCPGLSQDAPSTLPGTPSYIAPEAFQGAAPSAQQDLYAVGVTLYFLLTGHFPYGEIEAFQRPRFGVPVSAGRYRPDLPEWLAQCLERGVAAEPLQRYETAEEWLLILEQGERRSLNVRPRPLLEREPLKVWRTLALLALLGNLVLLFLLFHG; from the coding sequence ATGGCTCTGCAACTGAGCTTCGCCGAAGCCAGCGCCACCGGCCCCCGCGCGGAAAACCAGGACGCCTTGCGCCTGGTGACCCCGGCCCCGGCGCTGGCGGCCAGCAAAGGGTTTCTGTTCGCCATCGCCGATGGCGTCAGCCAGTGCGCCGATGGCGGTCTGGCTGCGCGTTCGACCCTGCAGGCGCTGGCACTGGATTACTACGCCACCCCGGAAACCTGGAGCGTGGCCCAGGCCCTCGATCGCCTGCTGCTCGCACAAAACCGCTGGTTGCAGGCCAACGGTGGCGGCCAGCCGCTGCTCACCACGGTCAGCGCGCTGGTGATGCGCGGCCGGCGGTTTACCCTGGCGCACGTCGGTGATTGCCGGGTCTATCGCTGGCACGCCGAGACCTTGCAACGGATCAGCGAGGATCACGTCTGGGATCAACCGGGCATGCAGCATGTGCTCAAGCGCGCACTGGGGCTGGATCAGCATCTGGTGCTGGACTTTCTCGATGGCGAACTGCGTGACGGCGAATGTTTCGTGCTGCTCAGCGATGGCGTGTGGGCGGCGCTCGGCGATACCACCATCGCCGGGGTTCTGCGCGATCAACCGGACCTGCACAGTGCTGCGCAAACGTTGGTCAATGCCGCGCATCTGGCTGGCAGCCAAGACAATGCCAGCGCGCTTCTGGTGCGGGTGGATGCGGTCGGCGAGGCCAGCCTCGGCGATGCGCTGATTCATTTGCAGCAGTGGCCGCTGCCCCCGCCGCTGAAACCGGGTCAGGCATTCGAAGGCTGGCAGGTGCAAGGGATCGTCGGTCAGAGCCAGCAATCACTGCTGTATCGCGTGCTCGATGGTCAGGGCCAAGCCTGGCTTTTGAAAACGTTGCCTGTACAACTGGCAGACGATGCCCACGCCGGTCAGGCCTTGCTGGCGGAGGAATGGTTTCTCAAACGCGTCGCCGGGCGGCACTTCCCTGAAGTCCATAGCGCCGGTCAGCGTCAGCACTTGTACTACGTGATGCGTGAATATTCGGGGACGACCCTGGCTCATCTGTTCGAACAAAGCGGCCCGCTGCCACTGGCTCAGTGGCAGGATCTGGCCGAACGCCTGCTGCGGGCTGTCGGCCTGCTGCATCGACGGCAAATCCTGCACCGCGACATAAAACCGGAAAACCTGCACCTGGGGGACGACGGCGAGTTGCGCCTGCTGGATTTCGGTCTGGCGTATTGCCCCGGCCTGTCGCAGGACGCACCGTCGACCTTGCCCGGAACCCCGAGTTACATCGCGCCGGAAGCCTTTCAAGGCGCAGCACCCAGCGCACAACAGGATCTGTATGCGGTGGGCGTGACCTTGTATTTCCTGCTCACCGGGCACTTTCCCTACGGCGAGATCGAAGCCTTCCAGCGCCCGCGTTTCGGGGTGCCGGTGAGTGCCGGTCGCTATCGCCCGGATCTGCCGGAGTGGCTGGCGCAGTGCCTGGAACGCGGTGTGGCGGCCGAACCCTTGCAACGCTATGAAACCGCCGAGGAATGGTTGCTGATTCTGGAGCAAGGTGAACGCCGCAGCCTGAATGTACGCCCTCGACCGTTGCTGGAGCGTGAGCCGTTGAAAGTCTGGCGGACGTTGGCGTTGCTGGCGCTGCTGGGCAATCTGGTGCTGCTGTTTCTGTTGTTTCATGGCTGA
- a CDS encoding nitrate/nitrite transporter yields the protein MNKSFWKSGHTPTLFAAFLYFDLSFMVWYLLGPLAVQIAADLHLTTQQRGLVVATPILAGAVLRFAMGMLADRLSPKTAGLIGQVIVICALFGAWKLGIHSYEQALLLGLFLGMAGASFAVALPLASQWYPPEHQGKAMGIAGAGNSGTVFAALIAPVLAAAFGWSNVFGFALIPLILTLVLFAWLAKNAPERPKAKSMADYFKALGDRDSWWFMFFYSVTFGGFIGLASALPGYFNDQYGLSPVTAGYYTAACVFGGSLMRPLGGALADRFGGIRTLLAMYTVAAVCIAAVGFNLPSSYAALALFVCTMLGLGAGNGAVFQLVPQRFRREIGVMTGLIGMAGGIGGFALAAGMGAIKQSTGSYQLALWLFASLGVLAWFGLHGVKRRWRTTWGSAAVTAARV from the coding sequence ATGAATAAAAGCTTCTGGAAATCCGGCCACACCCCGACCCTGTTCGCGGCCTTCCTGTATTTCGACCTGAGCTTCATGGTCTGGTACCTGCTCGGCCCGCTGGCGGTGCAGATTGCCGCCGACCTGCACTTGACCACCCAGCAGCGCGGTCTCGTGGTCGCCACGCCGATTCTGGCCGGCGCGGTGCTGCGCTTTGCGATGGGCATGCTCGCCGATCGCCTGTCGCCGAAAACCGCCGGGCTGATTGGACAGGTGATCGTGATCTGCGCACTGTTCGGTGCCTGGAAACTGGGCATCCACAGTTACGAACAGGCCTTGCTGCTTGGCCTGTTCCTCGGCATGGCCGGCGCCTCGTTCGCCGTGGCCCTGCCGCTGGCCTCGCAGTGGTATCCGCCGGAGCATCAGGGCAAGGCGATGGGCATTGCCGGGGCCGGCAATTCCGGGACCGTGTTCGCGGCGCTGATCGCGCCGGTACTGGCGGCGGCGTTCGGCTGGAGCAATGTGTTCGGTTTCGCCCTGATTCCGCTGATCCTGACCCTGGTGCTGTTCGCCTGGCTGGCGAAGAACGCGCCGGAGCGGCCGAAAGCCAAGTCCATGGCCGACTACTTCAAGGCCCTGGGTGATCGCGACAGCTGGTGGTTCATGTTTTTTTACAGCGTGACCTTCGGCGGCTTCATCGGCCTGGCCAGCGCCCTGCCCGGTTACTTCAACGATCAATATGGCCTGAGCCCGGTGACCGCCGGTTATTACACCGCGGCCTGCGTGTTCGGTGGCAGCCTGATGCGTCCCCTCGGTGGCGCGCTGGCTGATCGTTTCGGCGGGATTCGTACGCTGTTGGCGATGTACACGGTGGCCGCAGTCTGCATCGCAGCGGTCGGCTTCAACCTGCCAAGTTCCTACGCGGCGCTGGCTCTTTTCGTCTGCACCATGCTCGGTCTCGGCGCGGGTAATGGCGCAGTGTTCCAACTGGTGCCGCAGCGTTTCCGTCGCGAAATCGGCGTGATGACCGGACTGATCGGCATGGCTGGCGGCATCGGCGGTTTTGCCTTGGCGGCAGGCATGGGCGCGATCAAACAGAGCACCGGCAGCTATCAACTGGCGCTGTGGTTGTTCGCCAGCCTTGGCGTGCTGGCGTGGTTCGGTCTGCACGGGGTCAAACGTCGCTGGAGAACCACCTGGGGTTCGGCGGCCGTGACCGCTGCCCGGGTCTGA
- a CDS encoding ANTAR domain-containing response regulator, with product MLRILLINDTAKKVGRLKAALTEAGFEVIDESGLTIDLPARVETVRPDVILIDTESPSRDVMEQVVLVSRDQPRPIVMFTDEHDPGVMRQAIKSGVSAYIVEGIHAQRLQPILDVAMARFESDQALRAQLQARDQQLAERKRIELAKGLLMKMKDCNEEEAYTLMRRQAMSRQQKLIQVAEQIIAMSELLG from the coding sequence ATGTTGCGCATTCTGCTGATCAACGACACCGCGAAAAAAGTCGGACGCCTGAAAGCCGCGCTGACCGAGGCCGGTTTCGAGGTGATCGACGAGTCGGGCCTGACCATCGACCTGCCGGCGCGCGTCGAAACGGTGCGTCCGGACGTAATCCTGATCGATACCGAGTCACCGAGCCGCGATGTGATGGAGCAAGTGGTGCTGGTCAGCCGCGACCAGCCCCGGCCGATCGTGATGTTCACCGACGAGCATGACCCCGGCGTCATGCGTCAGGCGATCAAGTCCGGGGTCAGTGCCTACATCGTTGAAGGCATTCACGCACAACGCTTGCAGCCGATTCTCGACGTGGCCATGGCCCGCTTCGAAAGCGACCAGGCCTTGCGCGCCCAGCTACAGGCCCGCGACCAGCAACTGGCCGAGCGCAAGCGCATCGAACTGGCCAAAGGTCTGCTGATGAAAATGAAGGACTGCAACGAAGAAGAGGCCTACACCCTGATGCGCCGCCAGGCCATGAGCCGCCAGCAGAAACTGATTCAGGTGGCGGAGCAGATCATTGCGATGAGCGAGTTGCTTGGCTGA
- a CDS encoding CmpA/NrtA family ABC transporter substrate-binding protein translates to MTQTSAGPLAWVNGSDAPEKSAINLGFMALSDCASLVVAATQGFAQPYGLTLNLKRQSSWANLRDNLVSGELDAAHSLYGLIYAVHLGIGGVAPTDMAVLMGLNQNGQSLNLSHGLQGLGVTGPEALHHHVHQTRAKLTFAQTFPTGTHSMWLYYWLASQGIHPLQDVDSVVVPPPQMVAHLQAGRIDGLCVGEPWAASAVQQDLGFTLATSQTIWPDHPEKVLGCTRAFVEQYPNTARALVMAILEASRFIEESPENRRSTAQLLSAAEYLDAPLSCIEPRFLGDYDDGLGNRWQDPHALRFHGDGAVNLPYLSDGMWFMTQFRRWGLLRDDPDYLAVARQVQQLEIYRDAATAVGVAAWGKDMRSSQLIDGKIWDGSDPAAYARSFKLHALSDSAPLLAQR, encoded by the coding sequence ATGACTCAAACCTCCGCCGGGCCGCTGGCCTGGGTCAATGGCAGCGATGCCCCGGAAAAAAGCGCGATCAACCTTGGCTTCATGGCCCTGAGCGACTGCGCCTCGCTGGTGGTCGCCGCCACTCAGGGCTTTGCCCAGCCTTACGGCCTGACCCTGAACCTCAAGCGCCAGAGTTCCTGGGCCAACCTGCGGGACAATCTGGTCAGCGGCGAACTCGACGCCGCCCACAGCCTTTACGGCCTGATCTACGCGGTGCATCTGGGGATTGGCGGCGTCGCGCCGACCGACATGGCGGTGCTGATGGGCCTGAACCAGAACGGCCAGAGCCTCAACCTGTCCCACGGTTTGCAGGGCCTGGGCGTGACCGGTCCTGAAGCGCTGCACCATCACGTGCACCAAACCCGCGCAAAACTGACCTTCGCCCAGACTTTCCCGACCGGCACCCATTCCATGTGGCTGTATTACTGGCTGGCGAGCCAGGGCATTCATCCGTTGCAGGATGTGGACAGCGTGGTGGTGCCGCCGCCGCAAATGGTCGCGCACTTGCAGGCCGGTCGGATCGATGGCCTTTGCGTCGGCGAACCGTGGGCGGCCAGCGCCGTGCAGCAGGATCTCGGCTTCACGCTGGCCACCAGCCAGACCATCTGGCCCGATCACCCGGAAAAAGTCCTCGGCTGCACCCGCGCCTTCGTCGAGCAATACCCCAACACCGCGCGCGCGCTGGTGATGGCGATTCTAGAAGCCAGTCGTTTTATCGAAGAAAGCCCGGAAAACCGCCGCAGCACCGCCCAATTGCTGAGCGCCGCGGAATACCTCGACGCCCCGTTGTCCTGTATCGAACCGCGCTTTCTCGGCGACTACGACGATGGCCTCGGCAATCGCTGGCAGGATCCGCACGCCCTGCGCTTTCACGGCGATGGCGCGGTGAATCTGCCGTACCTGTCGGACGGCATGTGGTTCATGACCCAGTTCCGCCGTTGGGGTTTGCTGCGCGATGACCCGGATTACCTCGCCGTTGCCCGTCAGGTGCAGCAACTGGAGATCTATCGCGACGCGGCGACTGCAGTGGGCGTCGCGGCCTGGGGCAAGGACATGCGCAGCAGCCAGTTGATCGATGGCAAAATCTGGGACGGCAGCGACCCGGCCGCCTACGCCCGGAGCTTCAAACTCCATGCGCTGAGCGACAGCGCGCCCCTTCTCGCCCAGCGCTGA